The following proteins are co-located in the Solanum pennellii chromosome 1, SPENNV200 genome:
- the LOC107008598 gene encoding uncharacterized protein LOC107008598 isoform X2: MGGFNPAIELSILLLLPFLSSPSSLSLDLPNTTVYEILTKFNLPPGLLPSSVKSYSLSDDGTFEVLLDKPCYVEFEYLVYYDEKVTGKLSLGSITDLEGIQVKRFLLWLNVNEIRVDLPSSGSIYFQVGFINKKLDINQFETPRSCRDNGLVMCGGPSLRQNANILRNLLRRKDT, from the exons ATGGGGGGTTTCAATCCAGCAATCGAATTGAGTATTCTTCTTCTCCTCCCATTCCTCTCATCTCCTTCTTCTCTATCTCTCGATCTACCCAATACAACAGTATACGAAATCCTCACTAAATTCAACCTTCCTCCAGGGCTTTTACCTAGTTCTGTAAAATCTTACTCTCTTTCCGATGATGGAACATTTGAAGTTTTACTGGACAAGCCTTGTTATGTGGAGTTTGAGTATTTGGTTTATTATGATGAGAAGGTTACTGGGAAGCTGAGTCTTGGGTCGATTACTGATTTAGAAGGAATTCAAGTTAAGAGATTCTTGTTGTGGCTAAACGTGAATGAGATCCGTGTGGATTTGCCATCGTCTGGGAGTATTTACTTTCAAGTTGGGTTCATTAACAAGAAGCTTGATATCAATCAGTTTGAAACTCCTCGTTCTTGCCGGGATAATGGTTTGGTCATGTGTGGAGGACCATCTCTGAGACAG AACGCCAATATTCTGAGAAATTTATTGAGAAGAAAGGACACGTAG
- the LOC107008598 gene encoding uncharacterized protein LOC107008598 isoform X1, translated as MGGFNPAIELSILLLLPFLSSPSSLSLDLPNTTVYEILTKFNLPPGLLPSSVKSYSLSDDGTFEVLLDKPCYVEFEYLVYYDEKVTGKLSLGSITDLEGIQVKRFLLWLNVNEIRVDLPSSGSIYFQVGFINKKLDINQFETPRSCRDNGLVMCGGPSLRQLPAPVNNMEMFVTE; from the exons ATGGGGGGTTTCAATCCAGCAATCGAATTGAGTATTCTTCTTCTCCTCCCATTCCTCTCATCTCCTTCTTCTCTATCTCTCGATCTACCCAATACAACAGTATACGAAATCCTCACTAAATTCAACCTTCCTCCAGGGCTTTTACCTAGTTCTGTAAAATCTTACTCTCTTTCCGATGATGGAACATTTGAAGTTTTACTGGACAAGCCTTGTTATGTGGAGTTTGAGTATTTGGTTTATTATGATGAGAAGGTTACTGGGAAGCTGAGTCTTGGGTCGATTACTGATTTAGAAGGAATTCAAGTTAAGAGATTCTTGTTGTGGCTAAACGTGAATGAGATCCGTGTGGATTTGCCATCGTCTGGGAGTATTTACTTTCAAGTTGGGTTCATTAACAAGAAGCTTGATATCAATCAGTTTGAAACTCCTCGTTCTTGCCGGGATAATGGTTTGGTCATGTGTGGAGGACCATCTCTGAGACAG CTTCCGGCTCCTGTCAATAATATGGAAATGTTTGTTACAGAGTAG